The DNA region TGAATTATTTTGGCAATGTGATATGAAAGCATCATAATCCTTTCAACTTGTTTCAGACATGAGGAGAGACGTCCAGGAAATCTTCCGCAACACCCCCCATGAAAAGCAAGTGATGATGTTCAGTGCTACACTTAGCAAGGAAATTCGAGCAGTCTGCAAGAGATTCATGCAAGATGTAATTAGCACACCCTTTCTTCTAGCTATGGCTGCGTGAAGTGTTATTTTTTCTGGAGTTGTTGATGGGCAGTGTTTTGTGTTTGATATCGTGTTCAGTGTCTCCTTCAAGTGATCGCTTTGCAACCTTTTGTTGTAGAGCACTGACTTTGTGAATGAACTTTGTTACCCGTAAAGGGTTCGCGCTCAGAAATAAGTCAATAGTTGATCTCAAATTAGCGccatttgtaaaatatcattggaaaaaaaatattaaaagtatttaaaattgGGGGGTCCTATTTGTGGAAAAGAAattcagaaaatgaaattagCAATTTAAATCCAGAAGGATGTTAATGGACTTGAAACCAGTGTCAGAGGTGCACAAGTCTCGCTGCTCTGAAAGTGGCGGGCAGGCTGCATCTCTGTTGTGCTGTTGATAAACATCGATGGATTCAGTAATGTAATCTTGGTCCGCTgaatgttttgaatattaagaAAGAGTCGTGTTTCTCCTGTACCTGTTGGCCAGAGATCTGGAAGCGGGCACTGGATTGGGAGAATGGGCCTACAGTGTGGTCATAGGGGAACCATTGCATTCTAAGCTGGTTATAGTTGTCCAATCCAGCAAGTATGTATTTGGTATCTGCAGAAAGCTGCCTGagtctaaaaatatttaaatgatatgcttaaaatgaaatatcaaaaggtatattaacataaatataaacttggcttaatcaaaaaaaaaaaaagattaaatgttGGATACTCTGTAGCCATAGAATTAAGTGGTTAGTTGCTGATAAAATAAATGATCAGGTAGtcatacatgtaacaagttGCTAAAATGTTATTGCAGGTCTGATTTTCATAAATGTGAATTGCAGAAGTATAAAGTACATGAACATAAATTTTACAGGTGCAAATGTTTAGGTCTGTATCACTCTATTTTAGAAAAGTGTTGTGATATAATTTATGCAGCTATTGCTGCAGTTGTTGGTATGCTTTGCTTTATTTTCAGCCAATGGAGGTCTACGTGGATGACGATTCCAAACTGACTCTCCATGGTCTCCAACAGCACTATGTCAAACTGAAGGACAATGAGAAAAACAGAAAGCTGTTTGAACTGTTGGATGTTCTGGAATTCAACCAggtattataaaaatatatatatacaaaagttgtgaaattagctttgaataatgtacatgtactgtacagcATTTGTTCAGGTTTTATAAATTGCATTGTATGTTATAGGTCATTATCTTTGTGAAGTCAGTGCAGAGATGTATGGCTCTGGCACAGCTGCTAGTAGAGCAGAATTTCCCAGCAATTGCAATCCACAGAGCAATGACACAGGAAGAAAggtattttgattttgtattaACTTTAAACACACTCTTGCTCAGTTTTAGATATTACGTGAATTTATTATGTTCCTATTCCTTATTATTGGTTGgtaaatatatatcaacataaaatattttttcaatccTAGATTGTCCCGGTATCAGCAATTCAAAGACTTCCAGAAGAGAATACTGGTGGCCACAAACCTGTTTGGTAGAGGAATGGACATTGAAAGAGTCAACATCGTATTTAACTATGACATGCCAGAAGACTCTGACACTTACTTGCACAGAGTGAGTAACAGTTTTTGCTTACAAAAATTGTGTGTGGTTTTTCATTGCTGTTGTTCTAGGCATTTATGTGGATAAATGGGTTGGCTTGAGTGTTTATGGACTCTTGTTTGTATTTAGGTGGCTCGTGCAGGTAGATTTGGAACAAAAGGTCTTGCTATAACATTTGTATCAGATGAAACGGATGCTAAAGTACTAAATGAAGTACAAGAAAGATTTGAAGTAAACATCACAGAGCTGCCAGATGAGATTGATATATCTTCGTACAGTAAGTTTAGTCATATCTGTTTAAACATAATGTCATGATTTATGTAGAAAGATTTGATGAATTTCTAttcatgaaatttaatttttttttctccttatttTAGTTGAAGGACGTTGAACACCTAAGAGACTTGATCTGTGGAAAATGAAGAATCATGAAATTTGAACAATTTGCAAAGGCCTTGTCTTTTATAGGTGGGAGTTAATCTCCGTTTTCAGAacatcatttatttcattttgtatcaAATAACATGCTGTGAAGTTGTACCTTGAGGAAACTTGTTTTTCTCTAAAGAGACGTTAACTCTTTCTATGAAGAGACATTAACTATGATATAGTATTTTGGTTGGTGTAAATTCACACAGGATGTACTGTGATATGTTTTAGTGTATGTAAATAaagtcatttcatttttt from Crassostrea angulata isolate pt1a10 chromosome 7, ASM2561291v2, whole genome shotgun sequence includes:
- the LOC128156175 gene encoding spliceosome RNA helicase DDX39B, encoding MADNENETELLDYEDDETETTADGTGDAPVKKDVKGTYVSIHSSGFRDFLLKPELLRAIVDCGFEHPSEVQHECIPQAILSMDVLCQAKSGMGKTAVFVLATLQQLEPVDGQVSVLVLAHTRELAFQISKEYERFSKYMNNVKIAVFFGGMSIKKDEDVLKKNCPHIIVGTPGRILALCHSKVLNLKNVKHFVLDECDKMLAALDMRRDVQEIFRNTPHEKQVMMFSATLSKEIRAVCKRFMQDPMEVYVDDDSKLTLHGLQQHYVKLKDNEKNRKLFELLDVLEFNQVIIFVKSVQRCMALAQLLVEQNFPAIAIHRAMTQEERLSRYQQFKDFQKRILVATNLFGRGMDIERVNIVFNYDMPEDSDTYLHRVARAGRFGTKGLAITFVSDETDAKVLNEVQERFEVNITELPDEIDISSYIEGR